The Linepithema humile isolate Giens D197 chromosome 2, Lhum_UNIL_v1.0, whole genome shotgun sequence genome has a segment encoding these proteins:
- the LOC136998112 gene encoding E3 ubiquitin-protein ligase TRAIP-like isoform X2, protein MRSSLPLLPLAPLCICPSCRSSLCAFAPFAARSSLRIRENFRPFNDVFNTPCGHTFHHDCLLKWLERSQNCPQCRERTTKHEIHRIYFNFPNNDSLVEDAAYLQNKLDNVTFHSTLKDSAINNLVESKQELEKQTSDLKQEVKNVERKLKSKKAAIRALQKQIKFFKQQCAELDECRKDNDQLKEKVENLQNLQVILEGSESEVDEIITRTTDYTKLATYIKVLKREKTTNCIKRQLLQLINLIKSVKHKLMESYKKSKVLEEEHMKRKELETQLNSCITEKISLQNQLLDKQDNNDKKWITQEKINVSKENKRLRLENILKRISSNNIELGSNENTPQNMKSKDFFSLSDCGNEALKRTCTNLKISPILAKKSKFSQPNQKTVSENCNGMT, encoded by the exons atgagatcatcattgcccctcttgccgctcgcccctctctgcatttgcccctcttgccgatCGTCCCTCTGTGCATTTGCTCCTTTTGCCGCTCGTTCCTCTTTGCGCAtcag GGAGAATTTCCGACCGTTCAATGATGTTTTTAATACACCATGTGGTCACACTTTCCATCATGACTGTTTATTGAAATGGCTTGAAAg GTCACAGAATTGTCCACAATGTCGTGAAAGAACAACAAAACATGAGATAcacagaatatattttaattttcctaaCAATGACAGCCTTGTGGAAGATGCCGCATATTTACAGAATAAACTTGATAACGTAACTTTTCACTCAACGTTAAAGGACAGTGCCATCAATAATCTTGTAGAGAGTAAAcaagaattagaaaaacagacaagtgatttaaaacaagaagtaaaaaatgttgaaaggAAATTAAAGAGCAAGAAAGCTGCAATTCGTGCTCTTCAAAAAcagatcaaattttttaaacagcaATGTGCAGAGCTAGATGAATGTAGGAAAGATAATGATCAactaaaggaaaaagttgaGAATTTACAGAA TTTGCAAGTTATATTGGAGGGTTCTGAAAGCGAAGTGGATGAAATAATAACCAGAACAACTGATTATACGAAGCTTGCAACATATATCAAAGTATTAAAAAG AGAGAAAACAACTAATTGTATCAAGAGACAGCtgcttcaattaattaatttgattaagtCCGTAAAGCACAAATTAATGGAATCCTACAAGAAAAGTAAAGTTTTAGAAGAAGAACATATGAAACGAAA gGAATTGGAAACACAATTAAATAGTTGTATAACTGAGAAGATATCGCTACAAAATCAACTTCTTGATAAACAA GATAACAACGATAAAAAGTGGATAACACAAGAGAAAATCAATGTTAGTAAGGAGAACAAGCGTTTGAGACTTGAAAACATTCTAAAAAGGATAAgttcaaataatattgaacTA GGTAGTAATGAAAATACTCCACAAAATATGAAATCGAaggattttttttcattgagtGATTGTGGTAATGAAGCATTGAAAAGGACTTGTAccaatttgaaaatatctccAATACTTGCGAAAAAGTCGAAATTTAGTCAACCAAATCAA AAAACTGTTTCAGAAAATTGCAATGGTATGACTTGA
- the LOC136998112 gene encoding E3 ubiquitin-protein ligase TRAIP-like isoform X1 encodes MRSSLPLLPLAPLCICPSCRSSLCAFAPFAARSSLRIRENFRPFNDVFNTPCGHTFHHDCLLKWLERSQNCPQCRERTTKHEIHRIYFNFPNNDSLVEDAAYLQNKLDNVTFHSTLKDSAINNLVESKQELEKQTSDLKQEVKNVERKLKSKKAAIRALQKQIKFFKQQCAELDECRKDNDQLKEKVENLQNLQVILEGSESEVDEIITRTTDYTKLATYIKVLKREKTTNCIKRQLLQLINLIKSVKHKLMESYKKSKVLEEEHMKRKELETQLNSCITEKISLQNQLLDKQASMHCVCNNVCVENQNYLRNNFEKYEKTFGKKDIVEAMKLQDSLNSKKDNNCIIIEPDNNDKKWITQEKINVSKENKRLRLENILKRISSNNIELGSNENTPQNMKSKDFFSLSDCGNEALKRTCTNLKISPILAKKSKFSQPNQKTVSENCNGMT; translated from the exons atgagatcatcattgcccctcttgccgctcgcccctctctgcatttgcccctcttgccgatCGTCCCTCTGTGCATTTGCTCCTTTTGCCGCTCGTTCCTCTTTGCGCAtcag GGAGAATTTCCGACCGTTCAATGATGTTTTTAATACACCATGTGGTCACACTTTCCATCATGACTGTTTATTGAAATGGCTTGAAAg GTCACAGAATTGTCCACAATGTCGTGAAAGAACAACAAAACATGAGATAcacagaatatattttaattttcctaaCAATGACAGCCTTGTGGAAGATGCCGCATATTTACAGAATAAACTTGATAACGTAACTTTTCACTCAACGTTAAAGGACAGTGCCATCAATAATCTTGTAGAGAGTAAAcaagaattagaaaaacagacaagtgatttaaaacaagaagtaaaaaatgttgaaaggAAATTAAAGAGCAAGAAAGCTGCAATTCGTGCTCTTCAAAAAcagatcaaattttttaaacagcaATGTGCAGAGCTAGATGAATGTAGGAAAGATAATGATCAactaaaggaaaaagttgaGAATTTACAGAA TTTGCAAGTTATATTGGAGGGTTCTGAAAGCGAAGTGGATGAAATAATAACCAGAACAACTGATTATACGAAGCTTGCAACATATATCAAAGTATTAAAAAG AGAGAAAACAACTAATTGTATCAAGAGACAGCtgcttcaattaattaatttgattaagtCCGTAAAGCACAAATTAATGGAATCCTACAAGAAAAGTAAAGTTTTAGAAGAAGAACATATGAAACGAAA gGAATTGGAAACACAATTAAATAGTTGTATAACTGAGAAGATATCGCTACAAAATCAACTTCTTGATAAACAAGCAAGTATGCATTGTGTCTGTAATAATGTATGTGTAgagaatcaaaattatttgagaaataactTTGAAAAGTATGAAAAGACTTTTGGCAAAAAGGATATAGTCGAAGCTATGAAGCTTCAGGACAGTCTAAATtcgaaaaaagataataattgcattattattgaaCCA GATAACAACGATAAAAAGTGGATAACACAAGAGAAAATCAATGTTAGTAAGGAGAACAAGCGTTTGAGACTTGAAAACATTCTAAAAAGGATAAgttcaaataatattgaacTA GGTAGTAATGAAAATACTCCACAAAATATGAAATCGAaggattttttttcattgagtGATTGTGGTAATGAAGCATTGAAAAGGACTTGTAccaatttgaaaatatctccAATACTTGCGAAAAAGTCGAAATTTAGTCAACCAAATCAA AAAACTGTTTCAGAAAATTGCAATGGTATGACTTGA
- the LOC105668855 gene encoding E3 ubiquitin-protein ligase TRAIP-like: MNIVCVICSDLLVPSDDIFNTPCGHIFHFTCLLQWLERSQTCPQCRERTTKHKIHRIYFNFPNNDSFVEDATSLQNKLDNVTFQLKLKDNVINNLTENKQELEKQTSGLRQEVKNVERELKSKDAAIRALQTQIKFFKQQCAELDECRKDYEQLKEKVENLQNLQVILEGSESEVDEIIARTPDHTKLVTYIGVLKRETTVNFNKRRKLELRIRSLEQKLMESNRKCKVLEEEHMKQKELETQLNICITEKISLQNQLLDKQANMHCVCNNICVENQNYLRSNFEKYGKTFGKEDIVKAIKLQDSLNSKKDNNCIIIEPDNNDKKSRQEDESNECLRLGDSLKRISSDLKKDDNCIIMKPGSNENTPQNMKSKGFFSLSDCGNGALKRTYTNLKIPPILAKKSKFSQPNQKTVLENCNGMTFDGFGGHSRADIFPIPKLGHSTSSSLSSYAQKIKMDRKMRKSKLDTGDNQKLSDILLPACQNRQ; encoded by the exons atGAATATAGTGTGTGTGATATGTAGTGATTTACTGGTACCGTccgatgatatttttaatacaccATGTGGTCACATTTTCCACTTTACATGCTTATTACAATGGCTTGAAAg GTCACAGACTTGTCCACAATGTCGTGAAAGAACAACAAAACATAAGatacatagaatatattttaattttcccAACAATGACAGTTTTGTGGAAGATGCCACATCTTTACAGAATAAACTTGATAACGTAACTTTTCAATTAAAGTTGAAGGACAATGTAATCAATAATCTTACAGAGAATAAAcaagaattagaaaaacagACAAGTGGTTTAAGAcaagaagtaaaaaatgttgaaaggGAATTAAAGAGCAAGGATGCTGCAATTCGTGCTCTTCAAACAcagatcaaattttttaaacagcaATGTGCAGAGCTAGATGAATGTAGGAAAGATTATGAACAactaaaggaaaaagttgaGAATTTACAGAA TTTGCAAGTTATATTGGAGGGATCTGAAAGCGAAGTGGATGAAATAATAGCCAGAACACCTGATCATACCAAGCTTGTAACATATATTGGAGTATTAAAAAG AGAGACAACAgttaattttaacaagagGAGGAAGCTTGAATTAAGGATTAGGTCCTTAGAGCAAAAATTAATGGAATCTAATAGGAAGTGCAAAGTTTTAGAAGAAGAACATATGAAACAAAA gGAATTGGAAACACAATTAAATATCTGCATAACTGAGAAGATATCGCTACAAAATCAACTTCTTGATAAACAAGCAAATATGCATTgtgtttgtaataatatatgtgtagagaatcaaaattatttgagaagTAACTTTGAAAAGTATGGAAAGACTTTTGGCAAAGAGGATATAGTTAAAGCTATAAAGCTTCAGGACAGTCTAAATtcgaaaaaagataataattgcattattattgaaCCA gataataatgataaaaaatcaagACAAGAGGACGAGAGTAACGAGTGTTTGAGGCTAGGGGATAGTCTAAAAAGAATAAGTTCAGATCTTAAAAAAGatgataattgtattattatgaaACCC GGTAGTAATGAAAATACTCCacaaaatatgaaatcaaAGGGTTTTTTTTCATTGAGTGATTGTGGTAATGGAGCATTGAAAAGGACTTATaccaatttaaaaatacctCCAATACTTGCGAAAAAGTCGAAATTTAGTCAACCAAATCAA AAAACtgttttagaaaattgcaATGGTATGACTTTTGATGGCTTTGGGGGACATTCAAGGGCTGATATATTTCCTATTCCAAAGCTTGGTCATTCTACTAGTTCGAGTTTGAGCTCGTACGCACAGAAAATTAAGATGGACAGGAAGATGAGAAAATCGAAACTTGATACAGGTGATAATCAGAAGCTTAGTGATATACTTCTGCCGGCTTGTCAAaacagacaataa